The segment TGTAGGTCTCCGCGCCGCGGACCTCTCCTACCAGGATGTAGTTCGGCCGCTGCCGCAGCGCCGCGCGCACGAGGTCGTACATGTCGATCTCGCCGCCTGCCTTGCCGTCGGCTCCGCGCTCGCCGACGCCGGATCGCGTCGTGCCGGGGATCCAGTTCTCGTGGGGCAGGTTGATCTCCCGCGTGTCCTCGATCGACACGATCTTCGCGCCCGGCCGGATGAAGAGGCCCGCGCTGTTGAGCGTCGCCGTCTTCCCGCTCGCGGTGCCGCCGCAGACCATCATGGATTTGCCGTTCTCGACCGCGACCCAGAGGTACGCGACCATCTCCGCGCTCGCCGTGCCGAACTTCACGAGCTCCGTCGGCGTGAAGGGCTTCTCCTTGTACCGCCGGATCGTGAACGAGGAGCCGCGGGTCGTGACCTCGTGGCTGTACGTCGCCTGGACGCGGTGGCCCTCGACCGACGTGCCGTCGAGGATTGGATTCGCGACCGAGATCTGTTTGGCGCAGCGCTGGCCGAGCATGACCACGAACGAATTCAGAGCGTCGTCGTCATCGAAGATGACGCTCGTCTTGATCGATTCGAACTTCTGGTGGAAGATGAAGAGCGGGATGCCGGTGCCGTCGCAGGAGACGTCTTCAATCCGCAGGTCGGCCATGAGGACGTCCACGGGACCATATCCGACGAAGTCGCGGATGATGTAGTAGACGATCTTGTCCTTCGAGGCGGGCTCGAGGCGCAGGCCGCGGGACTTGATGAACGAGTCGACCGCCTCCTGGAGGTACTCCTTCTTGTCCTTCTCCGCCATCTTGTCCCACTCGTACTCGAGGGTGCGGTTCAGGGAGTCTTTGATCATGTCTAGGAACTCCTTCTCCCGCGCGTCGAGCTGCGGCTCCCAGACCTCGTAGACATACTCCGACCGGTCGTGGTCGTAGACGACGCGGGAGTAGGTGAGCGGCTCGCGGATCGGGAAGACCTCAATCTCCTCGAGGGTGTCGCGCGTGAGGTTCGGGATCCGGGTGAGATACGATCCTCGCGTCCCGGACCACTCCGCCTTCTGCTGGATCGCGCCTCTCGGCATCATGACCTTTCGTTGCTTCGGCGTGTGTGGTCCCCCCTCAGAACTGCACGTTCTGCGTGTTCTCTCCGACGCCGACCTGGACCTGCGCGTGCTGAAGGCGGAAGACGCTCAGGGGCATCACGAGGGCGTTGTTGTGGATCTCGAGCCGCAACGTGTACAGCCTCGTCGTCGGATTGAAGCTCGAAGTGATCTTGTAGACCGTCAGGAGCCCGATCTTCGCCGTGAAGGACTGGTCGAGCGGCGTCGACGTGTAGGTGCCGCCCAGCTTCAACGCGTCCGCGAGGGTCTGGTTCAAGAACGCGTACCACGCCAGTCCATACCTCGAGGTATGGTT is part of the Thermoplasmata archaeon genome and harbors:
- a CDS encoding type II/IV secretion system ATPase subunit; the encoded protein is MMPRGAIQQKAEWSGTRGSYLTRIPNLTRDTLEEIEVFPIREPLTYSRVVYDHDRSEYVYEVWEPQLDAREKEFLDMIKDSLNRTLEYEWDKMAEKDKKEYLQEAVDSFIKSRGLRLEPASKDKIVYYIIRDFVGYGPVDVLMADLRIEDVSCDGTGIPLFIFHQKFESIKTSVIFDDDDALNSFVVMLGQRCAKQISVANPILDGTSVEGHRVQATYSHEVTTRGSSFTIRRYKEKPFTPTELVKFGTASAEMVAYLWVAVENGKSMMVCGGTASGKTATLNSAGLFIRPGAKIVSIEDTREINLPHENWIPGTTRSGVGERGADGKAGGEIDMYDLVRAALRQRPNYILVGEVRGAETYTMFQAMATGHPTMSTMHADSVKSMVNRLENPPINTPRILLTALNFVIIQTHARIGDSIVRRIKQVVELVGFEPETNELITNTVYEWDAATDTFVYKGHSFLFDEIMEMKNMTHEEMEAEFQRRIDIVNYMVQKGMVDFREIAKIVVQYYQYPEETAKRLRDEMGWADHGAMKAVEAGGETVG